gcatggagcctgcttctccctctgcctatgtctctgcctctctctctctgtgtgtgactatcataaataaataaaaattaaaaaaaaaaaaaaagaatgtgggtgGGACCTGGGACTTGCTTCTGATAGAACGAGGCATCTGGGGTCTCTGGAGCCCCTGGAACATTGTTAAGGCCCCTCTTTCTCCAACATCTACAAGAATTTCCATCCTGAAAGACCATTCCCTGAGCCATCATTGAGGACTAGGGACAACAGTGAAGTCCCCTAGCTACCAACACATCAGCACATCTCGAGCATGGGCTGAGGCAGGATGTGAGGGGCTTCCCGAGCTCCCTCTGCTGTACCATGCAAGGGGCGAAGGGGCCCCGCTTTGTTCCGCCTTCTCAGAAAGGCAGGGCTCTTCATCTACCGGCCTAAGTCACTAGCACAAGCCCCACACATAGTAGGACCGCCACCAGTGTTTATTGATCAAAGAATAAAGGACtgattaaaaaaaaccacacGAACAAGGATGCTGTGCCTATTTCCAATGGAAAGACCATTTTGCCAGGAACCAGGGGACTGAGAGTGTCGGCCTGCAGGTGATGCATGGAGGAACCAGGAGTTGGATCGAAACACAGAGCTGGCTGTCCCGACATGCTTCCTACCTGAGCAAAGCTGGTACTTGTGGGGACCGGTGTGTCCTTTCATGGTGGGAGAGAGGTGCTGTGGGGATTTAAGCGGCAGAGCTACATGCCCAGGGCTGCAGTGTAGAAAGAGCATCTTCCCCATTCCCACCAGTTCTCATCTGgtgaaagcagagaagagaacagagagcCTTCAGCGGGTTAAATTCAAAATAAGGTGAAACAGCCCAGGGAAGGATCTCCATGGCGGGCAGCCCAAGGGCTAGGGTTCTCCCTACAGAATATTTCTGGagtttctgccccacccccacctccttcaTGCACCAACTGCTGCTCCTTGATACCTGCAAGTTCTTCCACGAAGGGACAAAGGCTGTCAGCGCACAGTGAACCTGGCATTGAGTAAAGCGTACCGGGAGAggtaaggaagggaagggaagggaaggaagttcCCATGAAGTTCCAATGAGAACCTGTGCATCCTGGCCTCTGCTTAACGCTTGTGGGAGGGGCCGGGCCTgcggcagggctgggagggggccagGGCGGGGCCAagagggccggggagggggggcctgggcggggctgAGGCGGagccaggggcgggggcggggccagggcaggcaggggcggggccaggggcggggcggggccagagcgGGGCGGAGCGGGGCGAGGGGGCCGGGCCCAagggtggggcggggccggggccggggccgggaggggcggggccaggagcgagggcggggccgggggccggacCCCGGCCGGGGCGGGgtcaggggcggggccgggaggggcggggccagggggcCGGACCCAGGCCGGGGCGGGgtcaggggcggggcggggccggggcggaaCCTTTCTTCGCGCTCCCTTGGGACTGGAGTCCTCCAGGCCTGGGCGCTGGGGACAGAAGCGGTGGAGGCGGCTGCTCTCAGCCAGCCCTGACACCCCCACTAACTAGAGAGAAAACGAGGGCTTCCCCGTCCTTCATGCCAGCTCCTCTCAGCAAAAGGAATAAAACGGCTCACTTCTTTTTATCGCCCACAGATTTCTCGGGAAATGGGCTATTAGTTCCCCTAATGTAAAGATAATAGGCCCGTCCCCCTTGGCAAATGGCACAGCCATTTGTGTTGTGGTACAAACACAGCCACAGAGCCTTCAGAAAGCCTCttgggtggaggatgggggccGCCtgggcgcggggggtgggggtgcgggcgGCGGGCGCTGCAGCAGCCCCCACGATGAGTCGCCAGTGCCCCAGGAGAGGTCACACCTGACCCAGGTCACCCTCAGAGGCAGCCGTCCCCTCCTCCTGGCCgtgggggcagaggctggggcgTGGAGCACGAAATGCTCTGGCTGAAGAGGATCTCTGCTACCAGCAGGCTCACAGCAGAGACCTGGCCAGGCCGAGGCCCCCTCTGCTAGAAGGCACCGCCCTGGATGGCGCCGTCCTCATGACTAGGACCCTCACAAACATCTTGGGAGGAAGTGGATGCTGATAGCATTGCCTGACTGGTAATCACAGGCTGATGAAAAGGCGACTACAATGTGAAAGCTCAGGTTAACTCATGCTCACCCTCCCACCCTCGGGTTACATGGGgaatcctcctctctctcccGCCCTCACATAAAGGTTGAGACAGCATCTGGCATCATAAGGCAACCCTTAGACAACACAGGGTTTAGGGGTACCgaccccttccccctgccccatgtagtaaaaaatctgcatataacttttgactccctcaaaacttaactactaaaaAGCACctgttgatcagaagccttaccaaCAACATAAAGTGgattaacacacattttgtatgttgtattatATACCGTATTCCTGCAATAAAGtaagtgaaaggaaagaaagtgttaagaaaatcctaaggaagagaaaatacattcacggtgctgtactgtatttatcaaaaaaatatcCACCGAGTGGACCGGCACAGTTCAGACCTGTGTGACTCAAGGCTCAACTGGTTAATGACCCCCCTCAAACCGGTGACAAACCTGAGCATGAGACAGGTGTAGTACGGTAACCAAAGTCACGCGGCAAGACCACGGCTGAGCTGGGACCGGAATCGGCTCCAGGGCCCCATGCCAAAGATAGGGGGCTTCCAGGGAAGCGGCCCTGTGTGTTCCTTTCAGGACATTGTCCTCATCGCCCCTCTGTCTCCATCACAGAATGACTGCAGTAATAGCACCTTAGGGACTTGGGAAGACATGCTCTCAGGGAGCTATCTGCCCCCTCATACACAGGCTCAGGGgctcctcagcccctggcaagGGCCGTTGTCTCACaccagagcagaggagaggcccGGCAGTCCTGTAGCCTGTGAGACGGGCCTCCCATGGGAGCCCAGCGCCCTGCGAGGTGGCGGCTTTGCCTGGGTATTTAGTCACATGGGCTGCACTCTCTTTCATGTGGCTGCTTTGTCACATTTCCACCCTGTCTGTCCATCCAGGCTGCGTGCTCTGTGGGGGCAAGGATGTCGACTGGCACCATTCTTGGTCCCGGGGAGCCTGGGCAgtgctgggcagggaaggggggctCGGGGACGCCCACCAGTTGATGAGACTTGGTGAGGGGGTAAGGCAGGGGTCTGTCACACGGACCACAGTGAGTGTGCAAATGACATTCTCTGCCTAAGCTCCCGTTTCCAGCTATTCTTGGTCTGCGTGTGTCTCCCTAAAAATCagggcctgacacacagtaggtacttTCCTCCCACTCCTGCCTCTGCTAGCCCTGCCCTGAGCTGTGGAAGCACAGGCAGATGTCAGGGATGGCCTCATGCAGAGGTCGAGGGGCAGCTACCCAACACGCCTCATCTCTTGGCTGTCAGACATCTCAAGGATAGGTGTCATGGCCTGGGGACAGACAGACATGAACTCACATTATCTGTCTTTCTGTCCCAAAGGAGAAAGAGGGTCTGTCTAAAGGCCATGGAGACTCTGGGCAGGAGGTTTACTGACAGCGTGGAAGGTTGCCCAGAAGGAGCTGTCCAGCCCAAGCTGGGGTATCTAGCCCAGGTGGGGGTATCCAGAGGGGATGTTCAGCCCAGGAGGAGCCGTGCAGCCCAGGGAGGAGTGTCCAGGCTAGGCGGAGGTGTCCAGCCCAGGAAGGCGAAGCAGCCTTTGACCACCCCTTTAGGGCCAGAACTCCTTCAAGGATGGTAATGGGAGTGGAATCATACTATGTTTCACAGGGGGTACCACAGGCCCAAGAGCGGACAGAGGTGTCCACAATCCCTCCCGCTGCTCTGAAGTTTTAAGAAGGGGTAAGAATGCAAATGCACCAGCAGGAGCCAAGTGGGGAGTCGCCAGGGACCACAGAAGGATGAGGCCAGGCGAATTTGAGCATGCAAATGAGTACGATGGGCCAGTTTACTGATcagccttcccctcctccttgtcctcctggTCCTCCTCCCCTATCTCCTCCTCCGTCTCCTCCTTCTTGTGTTGGGGCTCTGAGGTCTCAGCCTCAggccccctctcccctgcaggcTCCACTAACGGCTCCTGCAGCAGGAGGTACTGTGCCAGCTGCTCCAGGTCCCCCAGGCTTATCTTCTGCAGGCGCTCCTGATGCTCCCGCCTCAGCAGCTGCAGCACTGCCTTGGTGTCGTGGGGCTCAAAGTGTTTGGCCAGGACCAGGCCCAGATGGTGCCACAAAGGCTGTGGCTGGTGGGCCTCTGCAGCTGCCGTCTTTGCCAAGGGCCGCATAATGACATTGATGGAGGCATTGGGCCCGATGCAGTAGTCGGAGAGACGCTTGTCATCAGCCAGAAGCTGGCCCCGGAAAAGCAGGTGCTGCTGCTCCTCGGGCACCTGCAGTCGTTCCGACACCAGCTTCTTCAGCATGGCCACGCTCTCTTGCCCAGACACCTTCAGGCTGCATCTCCGGCCCAGAAGCAGCTTGACTGTGAGAATCATGGGGCCAAGAATAGAATCAGGAGGGATCCATGCTCTGCGGCTGCCCCAGGTTAAGGGCCAGGGCAGGAGAAGGTGGCTTCTCCCTATCAATGGAGGGCAGTGGTCCCAGGAGGCCAGGTGGCCCAAACGGACAGCCATTGGCTGATGCGCTGTGACATCACAATGCTGCGGGAGGGCTCATTTTGAGAGCAGACCTTTGGGGGAGTTAGAGGGATGTGTTCAGCACGGGACATCCTTCCTCCATGAAGCGAGAGAGGAGAGTAGGATTGAGAACAGAAGAGTCCAAAGGGACAGGGTAGCAGAAGGAAGTAAGTCCTTGTCGATTCCTGGGTGCCTTCTTTACCAGGACCTTTCCCCAAGGAGAGATGGGATCACAGTGGACACCTGCTGCCCTCCTGAAGCTTTCAGTCTAGTGAGCCGGCTAACATTGACTTATCAAGCATCTTCTTTCGGTCAAGCACTTTACACGTTTTCTGATTGAGAGAAGCAGGCCCGGAGACAGGGATTCCACGTGTTTAGTCAGGAGGTAGCCCCGGGAAGCGGCAAGAGGTGAGGAGGTGAGACGAGGCAGCGAGAGAAGACCAAACTGCAGTAATGCCAGGTGGCCCTGGTGGGTACCTGGGAGGCTTCAATCCTGCCTGGTGCTCCAGAAGGTTGGTCTTATATCCCTGGGTTGTCCCACCTGAGAAGCAAAGAAGCCGGGTGTGTGTGCTCAGGCTCCTGCCTGTGGTTAGTGGGGGTGCTGACCTCTTGGCTGCGTGGCCTGCCCAGGTGCAGAGCGTGCTTCTGTGACCAGACAAAACCCTTGGGCCGAGATCTGCAGACCACTCTCCGTGCTCCACGGCTGTGCTCAGCTCTCCAGCCTGGGCAATGCTTGAACGCTAGTTCAAAACCACCACCTCCAGGCTGCCAGCACCCTTGGACTTTCCAGACTTACCCTCTCACAGCACACAGCCTGGATCCCCTGGCCAGTGTCGCTCCAACCACCACCCCTCTCTTTGGGTCCTGGCAGCCTCTGGCTGGACCCAAATTCTAGTCCATAGAGAAAGCAAGCCCCTGACATCTTGCCCTTTCCCACCGACCAGAGTGTTGCTCCAGTCCCCCTGTTACCTCTTCCCcgccaccctcctcctcttctcccgaACCAAATGAGCCCTCTTGCCATTTCCATTCTTCTTCAGCAATGTCTCCAAAACCCACCCTCCACCATCTGTATGTCCACTGACCCCAAGCCAATTCAGGCTCTCACCTTCCTCTAGTCTGTGGCTCAGAATTCATAGTCCATCTCTTCTGCCCAGTCCCACCCACTTGGGTCTATTCATGCCACAGCCAAAGGGGTCTTCCTAAATAAGAGTGAGGCCAAGTCCCTCCTCTGTGTAACGCCACCCAGTTTAATCCTTTTAGCTTTTGGAATCAAAATCAGCCTCCTTTGGCGTTCAACAGCACCGTGGCCCCACCCTGCTTGCCTCTTGAACCTCATTGCTTTCCCACACTGCATCCTCCACTCTACCAAACTTGCTTGTCCCAAGTGAAGTCTTCAAGGCTGGTTAAAaaccacctcctccatgaagcttcttctgttttcctcagtCTTGGGCAGAAGCAGTCCCACCTCCCTCCATGAATCTATTAATCCTCTTGAGCATGCACCTAACAcatgtctgtgtctccctcacCAGCTATCGGAGGGAGGgaatttttaattcatagagatacacacacacagagagagagagagagagagagaggcagagacacaggcagagggagaagcaggctccatgcagggaagcccgacgcgggactccatcccaggtctccaggatcacaccccgggctgcaggcggcactaaacctctacgccaccagggctgcccagagggagggaatcttacCAGTCTTCGTAACCCCTACCACCAGGGAAGAGCCCGGTACAGAGAAGGCTTCAAATACACGTCTGTTGAATGatgataaaatttaaacatgCTGAGCGATGCAGGAGGATGGAGGATCCAGTATGACAGGCTATGGAAAGATAAAAACCTGCCTGCagcctctcccttgcccctccctcctcccctagAGAGATGAAAATccaaaattacataaaaaataaatcagaaagtgATTCTAATCTTTACCAAAGGATCTTCTATAGTATTCTTTAAATAATCAACTCTCTTGGTGCATTTGAAAGACAGAATTTGCAAATGTGCATATAGTGTGTGAGGAACTTAGATGAGGCTTCTCCCTGGCCAACTGTGGAAGTCCCTAGCCTCTGGAAGCAAGGACCTCATGGTAGATAAACCATGGGATGGACAGTCTTCGCACAACATAACATATGAGATGCCCCTAGTAGAAGTAATccaagaaggcttcctggagggggccAAGTTTGAGTTGTCTTCTGCAGGATACAAAGGAAGGTGAGATGGCCTGCAATCTCTCTCCTGGCCGTGGGTCTTCTGAAGAAAGTGGCAGGAGCCAGAGTTCTGAGCATGggggaagaaggcaggaaagaagcTGCCTGCCTCTATCTAGTTTCTCCCCTCAGACCATTTACAGAGTGGGGTGCTGCCCAGGACACCGGTAGGACTGGGGAAGGATCTGGCTTCCAGAAGCATGTGAGAGCTACATCTCAGGCTCAGTCTCTCCAAGGCTACTTGGTGCCCCTGTGACAGGGTTCTGAGGGCCACAGCTGCTGATTCATGCTTTtcaaatcaggctccctggtctAGACAGTCCCATGTTCCTAATGGGCCATGAGGACAGAGCAGCAAAATTGGGGGTGTCCCAGGAAACTGAGAAAGATGATTGCCACCTCCCTAAGATGTTCCGCAAGGAGACAATGGGGGCACCTTGCTGAGTCCTCAAATTGTATTTGGATCCTAAAAagttcatagttttaaaaaaaaaaaaataaattaaaaaaaaaaaaaaaaaagttcatagtTTTTCCCATGCACTTGCTTGTCTTATGCAATTTGCATGAGAAAATGTAATTGTGCAATCAGAGCACACAATCAGACAATGATTGCCATAGTTGGGGGAAGGTTAGCGGGAACGATTGGGTTTTGCGACCAAGGGGAAAGAATGAACACATGCAGACAGTGGGCTCCGACCCCTCTCGCAAACTACAAATGCTACAAATGCAATCGTGTCACCGGGAAACAAGTGCAGGGTCTGTGTCAGGGGCGGGGGTCTGGGGACAGCTCCGTGAACGCCAAGGGACCCGGAGGCCCTGGCAATACTCCTGAACAGCCTGACTGGACGTTGGTACACGGAGGCCGTGAGCTCCATAAGATAAAAGCCATGTGTCACCCTGCCAGCCTGGGGCCTGCCTGACGCAAGCCCCCTCCTCAGTTTCCTTTGCCTGCCTGCCTCGGGGGTACAACCACCGCTCAGCGTCCCTCGCAGGGGGCGGCAAGGGCCAGAAGAGGCAGGCCGTGCCCCCGGGgcctcagcacagtgcctgacccaTGAAGGTGTTCCGTGCGTATTTAGATGAACTTATCCATGTAAATGTGTGCTCTGCTGCCCTGGCTGTCAGGGAAGACCCCGTCACACCTAGAAACGAGCCCAAAGCGTGCCCCCAACCAGCCCGGGTGAGCTGTCACTGCGTCCGCAGGCAGGTGGGCCACGCAGCCCTCTGCAGACCTGGCGGGCCAGGGGGAAGAGGGCCCAAATGCTCACTGCCCACAGCCGGGGGCTCTGGGCTGTGAGGAGAGCTCAACCCTCCCTGGGCTGCACAAGAGGCTCATGGAGAAGATACGTATGACCTCTGCCCACCTCCGTCCCTGAGCAAGCTATCGAGTTACTGTGCTCTGTGGACATCAGGCTGGCCCTCCAGGGGAGGCGGGGGAGAAAGCAGGAGACTAGGGAAGAGAGGATACACAGCAGCTGTGGGAGAAAGGGTCATGGAGACCAAGGCAGCAAAgacagatggagatggagatgcagggagggctggggagggggacgGATAGCATGAGGGCCATGGGGGCCAAGCACAGGATATGCAGAAAGGGGGCTTGGGGAGAATCGAAGGGGAGAATCGAAGGGACCAGAGAGGAGGTACGGGGCCCAGGAGTGGCATGCAGGGGCGGCGGGAGGAAGGCCCATTAGTACCAGGAGAGTGAAgagtggagaaggagaaaggacttgtcactgcaaaaaaaaaaaaaaaaaagagcaacgaATACTTCTGTAGCCTCCCTTCTGAAAGCAAtgtccctcttctctttccttgcaGCTGCAAATGGCCCACGGCAAACTCTGGCAGAGAGTGGAGCCTGAGCCTGCGGTCGTGGGTCGGGGCCCCCTGGGCCTCTACTGCCACGCCAGCCCAGGGGGTAGCAGCACTGCACGACACTCTCAGGCACCCTGGAAGAGAGAGCACCCACTAGCAGGGGGAGGGTGGACACCGGCGGGTCCCAGATGCCCTGCCGGCGACGGCTGCCCTCTGCTGCCAGAGACCCACTCAGCCCACGCCACCGCCTGTAGCTGTCCCCAGGGACCCTTGCCCCTTCACGGAGGGGCCTCTCAGGCTGCTCGGGGCTCCGTCAGCCTAGCCCAGGACGGAACAAGCAGCTGTAAAGAGGTGCCCCCAGCTGCCCTCTGCGGTGCCCtgtggcacagagtaggtgcttgGTAGCTCAGTGAGGCCCGTTGCCCGCTCCTCCTCCACTGGCTGGCACTGGCTATCTCAGCAGTCTACGACCTTCCAGGGCGGGCCCCAAGGTGCCCCTGCCACGTCTTGGGAGCTGAGGCTGAGGCGTCTGGGCCCAGCCGGTTAGGACCAAGGAGTAAAAGGAGTGGAAAGAAGGTGGccatcccagccctgcccacaccgaCTGGCGGCCGCCCAGCGTCTCTGTGGCCTGGGTCCTTGCACCAGATAGCATCCTGCCCCACGCTGCTGCCGCAGCCCTAGGGAACACACTTCCAGGCCTAGCCCCGCTCCTAGGCCTCACACCTGGAACCGAGGGCTGCGGCCCGCTGTGACCACTAGATGTCACTGGCGACCTCCTGGGCCGGCTCCAGCGGCCACCCCGCCCCGGGGATGGGGCCTCTGCCCCCCGGGGCCTaggcacccaggctccctggccagagcctgtccccccacccccccgcaggCGGCCAGTCGGCCCCTGCCCACACCCGCAGGGCATGCTCCAGGCACAGAGCTCAAGGGGGGGGGGGCCCACCCTGAGGTTGGAGGAGAGAACAGGAAGACAGGCCCCTGTGGGGACACaacccaccctcccaccccccacccctcagggAAGGAGCTCTGGACCCCGGCGGCCAGCTCCACGGCTTTGCTCTCAGGGAGGGATTGTGGGTGCcactggaggaggagcaggatcTGCCCCAGTGACGAAGGCAAGGAGGGCATCCCGGCTGAGGGCGCCCCCTTATCCACACACACAGGCCCTGCGGCCCTAAGCTGGGGCCAGCGACCGGGCTTCCCTCCCACAGCGGCCGCGCTCCGGCAGCCTGGAGAGATGCCAGGACCCCGCCGGAGCTCCGCTGCCCAGGGTGGGCTCCCCCTCCGTCCGCACCTTCTCGGGGAGCCCTGGCGGAGACCCGGCCCGGCCGTGGCTGGAGGCCCATCATCTCGGCCGGGGCGCCTCGGCCACCTCCCGTCCCCCGGGGCGCCCCTCGGCCATCCGCGGCGGGGCTGTGCGACCGCAGCTGCCCAGGGACAGTTGGCGCCGGCCCTTAGCCCCGGCACCGAGCCGCTCGTGAAGCCGCACTGAACTACCGTGTGCCCCGGACACGGCCGCCCACCACCCCGGGCTCCGGGAGTCCCGGGAGCGAGGCGCAGGCTCCGGCCCTCGGGCCCAGGGCGTTCGCGGCAGCAGCCCCCCTTGCACCCGCTGCCGAGCACGCTCCAGGCCCGCGACATGCCCGAGACAGTGGGCACCTCTGCC
This DNA window, taken from Canis lupus familiaris isolate Mischka breed German Shepherd chromosome 6, alternate assembly UU_Cfam_GSD_1.0, whole genome shotgun sequence, encodes the following:
- the UBL4B gene encoding ubiquitin-like protein 4B; this translates as MILTVKLLLGRRCSLKVSGQESVAMLKKLVSERLQVPEEQQHLLFRGQLLADDKRLSDYCIGPNASINVIMRPLAKTAAAEAHQPQPLWHHLGLVLAKHFEPHDTKAVLQLLRREHQERLQKISLGDLEQLAQYLLLQEPLVEPAGERGPEAETSEPQHKKEETEEEIGEEDQEDKEEGKADQ